A genome region from Ptiloglossa arizonensis isolate GNS036 chromosome 4, iyPtiAriz1_principal, whole genome shotgun sequence includes the following:
- the LOC143146288 gene encoding uncharacterized protein LOC143146288, whose amino-acid sequence MRPMIVDYIPISRSKINSLKYKFFEVVSLPAERERLEKSSNETRGRNILNTIDSVNSDKETKERSSRIPNYRSIDAKPIVKLVDSIDSNIPSLKTRSSALSHFDFNVSTKYNLDSTNMSLLYSLTPSVDLETLENIDQTVSAESRPSLFAYECKINVDHSTLCSREKKCFECKEQQWEERMLAETSHDCIWLEDSFDSNENYEFADNLTTKDKRGEIYSNLGSDMLERSADTGLQSMQINNEMFQSDISDTANEIIAQLDANDIYAGISCLVAEIFERVCTLCSMQLSCQRNGLQSSISSSPSLSFSRTFSTSTLLSVPKDEQLLLKKSPMSRKTSPIEDPDGNVPVFVVREIVHHLIDADDISERNNLNITIDYSFKKAKNSANVELKETGNTIDGKIELFRVEGEINNSTIGREEAYCRSTKDTRNASIVDSNDMDKSSESTLIQMPPEAIVFEFRTIAKSNSTNVDDKTFELNFRVEKNQNTGTILNDGRADTVQNSDVNCSHVESVSSNPSPLHYKSTNSDNSSESNDIETELLKLSELCDLIDTSKPCELCAECIYCTISHDQERPLPPIDEVCEDTSMNLQQQLDQFSNEPSNEKAEDAGLNDTCTCLDANENGSDKEFFKRDLENSRNRGLSKFTRLNSDLHPQSSSFAYSEFA is encoded by the coding sequence ATGAGACCCATGATAGTTGACTACATACCTATCTCACGATCCAAGATTAATTCgttgaaatacaaatttttcgaagtcGTTTCCCTTCCCGCGGAGAGAGAACGTTTGGAGAAATCATCGAACGAGACAAGAGGAAGAAATATCTTGAATACCATCGACTCGGTCAACTCtgacaaagaaacaaaagaaaggaGTAGCAGAATCCCTAATTACAGATCGATCGATGCAAAACCGATCGTCAAACTCGTGGACAGTATCGATTCGAACATTCCTTCGTTGAAAACAAGATCGAGCGCTCTGTCCCATTTTGACTTCAACGTCTCGACCAAGTACAATTTGGATTCCACCAATATGAGTTTACTGTACAGCTTGACACCATCTGTAgatttagaaacgcttgagaacatcGACCAGACCGTGAGCGCTGAATCACGACCGTCATTGTTCGCGtacgaatgtaaaattaatgtagATCATTCCACGTTGTGCTCAcgcgaaaaaaaatgttttgagTGCAAAGAGCAACAGTGGGAGGAACGCATGTTAGCAGAAACCTCCCATGATTGTATTTGGCTGGAGGATTCGTTCGATAGTAACGAAAATTACGAATTCGCGGACAATCTTACAACCAAGGACAAACGCGGCGAGATTTATTCAAACTTGGGATCCGACATGTTGGAGCGTTCAGCTGACACGGGTCTTCAATCGATGCAAATCAACAATGAAATGTTCCAAAGTGACATCAGCGACACCGCAAATGAGATAATCGCCCAACTCGATGCAAATGACATTTATGCCGGTATCTCTTGCCTCGTGGCCGAAATTTTTGAAAGAGTTTGCACTCTTTGCAGCATGCAGTTGAGCTGCCAGCGCAATGGATTGCAATCCTCGATCTCGTCATCGCCTTCGTTATCATTCTCTCGTACTTTCTCGACGTCGACGCTACTGTCTGTGCCAAAAGACGAACAGCTCCTACTAAAGAAGAGCCCTATGTCTCGAAAAACTTCACCAATCGAAGATCCCGATGGAAACGTACCTGTCTTTGTCGTACGTGAAATTGTCCACCACTTGATCGATGCGGACGACATATCTGAACGCAACAATTTGAACATTACCATCGATTACTCTTTCAAAAAGGCCAAAAACTCGGCGAACGTAGAGCTGAAGGAAACGGGAAACACTATCGACGGGAAGATAGAATTGTTTCGAGTTGAGGGAGAGATTAATAACTCGACGATCGGCCGGGAGGAAGCGTATTGTCGAAGCACCAAAGATACGAGAAATGCTTCCATTGTTGATTCAAACGACATGGACAAAAGTAGCGAATCGACTTTGATTCAGATGCCGCCAGAAGcaattgtattcgaatttcgTACAATAGCGAAGAGTAATTCGACGAATGTCGACGATAAAacgttcgaattaaattttcgagTTGAGAAGAATCAGAACACTGGTACCATTCTTAACGATGGAAGAGCAGACACAGTTCAAAACTCCGATGTAAACTGTTCCCACGTTGAATCGGTATCATCGAATCCTTCCCCTCTGCATTATAAGAGCACCAATTCGGATAACTCGTCCGAAAGCAACGATATAGAAACTGAATTGTTGAAATTGTCGGAACTCTGCGATCTCATAGATACTTCTAAACCTTGCGAGCTCTGCGCCGAATGCATTTATTGCACAATTAGTCACGACCAAGAGCGTCCTTTACCACCCATAGATGAAGTCTGTGAAGACACGAGCATGAATTTGCAGCAACAGCTGGATCAATTCAGCAATGAGCCATCCAATGAGAAAGCAGAAGACGCTGGTCTCAATGATACATGCACGTGTCTAGATGCGAACGAGAACGGAAGCGATAAAGAATTCTTCAAACGTGATTTAGAGAATTCGAGAAATAGGGGTCTGTCTAAATTTACCCGACTAAACAGCGATCTTCATCCACAATCGTCAAGCTTTGCTTATTCGGAATTCGCTTAA
- the Hts gene encoding adducin 1-like protein hts isoform X1, producing the protein MADISEQQTLSEPHTNGVMDGLTEEEKSKMRPADIDADMREMERRKRVEMMMNSRLFREELERIIETQMKDGAGPSGLLQQISDMMGAQGARFNGNVFKNSNCVLPINDIRGVESMGYAKGEKLLRCKLSAIFRLLDLYCWTQGVGGQITARLNQDQEHFLVNPYGLLYHEVTASSLVKVDMQGTIVEQGTTNFGVHVTGFQLHSTIHAARPDIKCIVHITTPSVTAISSLKCGLLPIGQESIVIGEVSTHQYIGGIFEPEEKEKIARNLGPVNKVMLLTNRGALCCGETVEEAFYNVYNMVMACETQLKLMPAGLDNLNLISEESKKAIFETSRKPPTPQQTAQISESTVLTEKLEKRWRIGGTEFEALMRMLDNAGFRTGYIYRNPLVKGDPPRPRNDVEVPPAVSSLGYLLEEEELYKQGLWKGGRKGTDRSRWLNSPNVYQKVEILETGTPDPKKITKWVSDGSPTHSSTPVKIDSALQFVPKNTNPKEFKQIQQQIKDYRRADKISAGPQSHILEGVTWEEAKKMQDATISGTGEQVVLVGAASKGIIQRGFQHNAMVYKTPYAKNPFDAITDQELDQYKKEVERKQKGDPYDESQSESEALSSFNVSHATHESSTAKSPIQSPVSVTSETEEESRDEPRVLRIETKQVPAPSQPEVVLSDGENTVNGDHSDAHHSTFSQSSKEGSVSQDVSVSEESPKKEKKKKKGLRTPSFLKKKKEKKKPVEA; encoded by the exons ATGGCGGACATCAGTGAACAGCAAACGTTGTCCGAGCCACATACGAATGGAGTAATGGACGGTTTgacagaagaagaaaaaagtaaaatgaGGCCTGCCGACATCGACGCA gaTATGAGGGAAATGGAGAGGAGAAAGAGAGTCGAAATGATGATGAATTCGCGACTCTTCCGAGAGGAATTAGAACGAATTATCGAGACGCAAATGAAAGACGGTGCCGGGCCATCCGGCTTATTGCAGCAAATCTCGGACATGATGGGTGCACAAGGTGCTCGGTTCAATGGAAACGTGTTTAAGA ATTCAAATTGTGTATTACCTATCAACGATATACGAGGCGTAGAAAGTATGGGTTACGCGAAGGGAGAAAAATTGTTGCGCTGCAAGTTGTCGGCAATATTCAGATTATTAGATCTTTATTGTTGGACTCAAGGCGTCGGCGGACAAATTACAGCCCGCTTGAATCAAGATCAAGAACACTTTTTAGTTAATCCATATGGGTTGCTCTACCATGAGGTTACTGCCTCGAGTTTGGTGAAAGTTGATATGCAAGGGACGATCGTGGAGCAGGGAACAACTAATTTCGGTGTTCACGTGACAGGATTCCAATTGCATTCGACGATCCATGCTGCAAGGCCTGATATAAAGTGCATTGTTCATATTACCACTCCGTCCGTTACTGCT ATCTCGTCGCTAAAATGTGGATTATTACCGATCGGACAAGAGAGCATAGTAATAGGGGAGGTGAGCACGCACCAATACATAGGTGGAATCTTTGAAcctgaggaaaaagaaaaaatagctaGAAATCTTGGTCCCGTGAACAAAGTGATGCTGTTAACGAATCGTGGTGCTCTTTGTTGCGGAGAGACTGTCGAGGAAGCTTTTTACAACGTTTACAACATGGTAATGGCTTGTGAAACACAACTAAAATTGATGCCCGCCGGCCTTGATAATTTGAACCTCATCTccgaagaatcgaaaaaagcTATATTCGAAACTTCGAGGAAACCACCTACGCCACAACAAACAGCTCAGATCTCCGAAAGTACAGTTCTCACTGAAAAACTGGAAAAGCGCTGGCGAATTGGTGGTACCGAATTCGAAGCGCTGATGCGTATGCTTGATAATGCT GGATTTCGTACGGGTTACATATATAGGAATCCTTTGGTGAAAGGAGATCCTCCACGACCTCGGAACGATGTCGAAGTACCACCGGCAGTCTCGTCTTTGGGATATTTACTTGAGGAAGAAGAACTATATAAACAAGG ACTCTGGAAAGGTGGCCGCAAAGGTACGGACAGGTCACGTTGGTTGAACTCGCCTAATGTGTATCAGAAGGTCGAAATACTTGAGACGGGAACTCCTGATccgaaaaaaattacaaag TGGGTGTCTGACGGCTCTCCGACCCACAGCAGTACACCGGTGAAGATCGACAGTGCTCTTCAATTCGTACCGAAAAATACCAATCCAAAGGAGTTTAAGCAAATACAGCAACAG ATCAAAGATTACCGTAGGGCAGACAAGATATCGGCTGGACCACAATCTCATATATTGGAAGGAGTTACATGGGAAGAAGCGAAAAAAATGCAG GATGCCACTATCAGCGGAACTGGAGAGCAAGTAGTTTTGGTAGGCGCAGCCAGCAAAGGTATTATTCAACGTGGCTTTCAACACAACGCGATGGTCTATAAAACTCCGTACGCCAAAAATCCATTCGATGCCATTACCGATCAAGAACTCGACCAATATAAGAAAGAAGTGGAACGTAAACAGAAAGGTGATCCAT ACGACGAGTCGCAATCTGAATCGGAGGCATTGTCGTCTTTTAACGTCAGTCACGCAACACACGAATCGAGTACTGCCAAAAGTCCAATTCAATCACCAGTATCGGTAACTTCGGAAACAGAAGAAGAAAGCAGAGACG AACCCCGAGTATTGCGAATAGAAACGAAACAAGTGCCTGCACCGAGTCAACCCGAAGTTGTATTGAGCGACG GAGAAAATACCGTAAATGGCGATCATTCGGATGCACATCACAGTACATTTTCTCAAAGTAGCAAAGAG GGTTCCGTGTCGCAGGATGTGAGCGTTAGCGAGGAATCGccaaagaaggaaaagaagaagaagaaaggccTTAGGACACCGTCATTcctaaaaaagaagaaggaaaagaagaagccaGTCGAGGCGTAG
- the Hts gene encoding adducin 1-like protein hts isoform X2: MADISEQQTLSEPHTNGVMDGLTEEEKSKMRPADIDADMREMERRKRVEMMMNSRLFREELERIIETQMKDGAGPSGLLQQISDMMGAQGARFNGNVFKNSNCVLPINDIRGVESMGYAKGEKLLRCKLSAIFRLLDLYCWTQGVGGQITARLNQDQEHFLVNPYGLLYHEVTASSLVKVDMQGTIVEQGTTNFGVHVTGFQLHSTIHAARPDIKCIVHITTPSVTAISSLKCGLLPIGQESIVIGEVSTHQYIGGIFEPEEKEKIARNLGPVNKVMLLTNRGALCCGETVEEAFYNVYNMVMACETQLKLMPAGLDNLNLISEESKKAIFETSRKPPTPQQTAQISESTVLTEKLEKRWRIGGTEFEALMRMLDNAGFRTGYIYRNPLVKGDPPRPRNDVEVPPAVSSLGYLLEEEELYKQGLWKGGRKGTDRSRWLNSPNVYQKVEILETGTPDPKKITKWVSDGSPTHSSTPVKIDSALQFVPKNTNPKEFKQIQQQIKDYRRADKISAGPQSHILEGVTWEEAKKMQDATISGTGEQVVLVGAASKGIIQRGFQHNAMVYKTPYAKNPFDAITDQELDQYKKEVERKQKGDPYDESQSESEALSSFNVSHATHESSTAKSPIQSPVSVTSETEEESRDEPRVLRIETKQVPAPSQPEVVLSDGENTVNGDHSDAHHSTFSQSSKEDVSVSEESPKKEKKKKKGLRTPSFLKKKKEKKKPVEA; this comes from the exons ATGGCGGACATCAGTGAACAGCAAACGTTGTCCGAGCCACATACGAATGGAGTAATGGACGGTTTgacagaagaagaaaaaagtaaaatgaGGCCTGCCGACATCGACGCA gaTATGAGGGAAATGGAGAGGAGAAAGAGAGTCGAAATGATGATGAATTCGCGACTCTTCCGAGAGGAATTAGAACGAATTATCGAGACGCAAATGAAAGACGGTGCCGGGCCATCCGGCTTATTGCAGCAAATCTCGGACATGATGGGTGCACAAGGTGCTCGGTTCAATGGAAACGTGTTTAAGA ATTCAAATTGTGTATTACCTATCAACGATATACGAGGCGTAGAAAGTATGGGTTACGCGAAGGGAGAAAAATTGTTGCGCTGCAAGTTGTCGGCAATATTCAGATTATTAGATCTTTATTGTTGGACTCAAGGCGTCGGCGGACAAATTACAGCCCGCTTGAATCAAGATCAAGAACACTTTTTAGTTAATCCATATGGGTTGCTCTACCATGAGGTTACTGCCTCGAGTTTGGTGAAAGTTGATATGCAAGGGACGATCGTGGAGCAGGGAACAACTAATTTCGGTGTTCACGTGACAGGATTCCAATTGCATTCGACGATCCATGCTGCAAGGCCTGATATAAAGTGCATTGTTCATATTACCACTCCGTCCGTTACTGCT ATCTCGTCGCTAAAATGTGGATTATTACCGATCGGACAAGAGAGCATAGTAATAGGGGAGGTGAGCACGCACCAATACATAGGTGGAATCTTTGAAcctgaggaaaaagaaaaaatagctaGAAATCTTGGTCCCGTGAACAAAGTGATGCTGTTAACGAATCGTGGTGCTCTTTGTTGCGGAGAGACTGTCGAGGAAGCTTTTTACAACGTTTACAACATGGTAATGGCTTGTGAAACACAACTAAAATTGATGCCCGCCGGCCTTGATAATTTGAACCTCATCTccgaagaatcgaaaaaagcTATATTCGAAACTTCGAGGAAACCACCTACGCCACAACAAACAGCTCAGATCTCCGAAAGTACAGTTCTCACTGAAAAACTGGAAAAGCGCTGGCGAATTGGTGGTACCGAATTCGAAGCGCTGATGCGTATGCTTGATAATGCT GGATTTCGTACGGGTTACATATATAGGAATCCTTTGGTGAAAGGAGATCCTCCACGACCTCGGAACGATGTCGAAGTACCACCGGCAGTCTCGTCTTTGGGATATTTACTTGAGGAAGAAGAACTATATAAACAAGG ACTCTGGAAAGGTGGCCGCAAAGGTACGGACAGGTCACGTTGGTTGAACTCGCCTAATGTGTATCAGAAGGTCGAAATACTTGAGACGGGAACTCCTGATccgaaaaaaattacaaag TGGGTGTCTGACGGCTCTCCGACCCACAGCAGTACACCGGTGAAGATCGACAGTGCTCTTCAATTCGTACCGAAAAATACCAATCCAAAGGAGTTTAAGCAAATACAGCAACAG ATCAAAGATTACCGTAGGGCAGACAAGATATCGGCTGGACCACAATCTCATATATTGGAAGGAGTTACATGGGAAGAAGCGAAAAAAATGCAG GATGCCACTATCAGCGGAACTGGAGAGCAAGTAGTTTTGGTAGGCGCAGCCAGCAAAGGTATTATTCAACGTGGCTTTCAACACAACGCGATGGTCTATAAAACTCCGTACGCCAAAAATCCATTCGATGCCATTACCGATCAAGAACTCGACCAATATAAGAAAGAAGTGGAACGTAAACAGAAAGGTGATCCAT ACGACGAGTCGCAATCTGAATCGGAGGCATTGTCGTCTTTTAACGTCAGTCACGCAACACACGAATCGAGTACTGCCAAAAGTCCAATTCAATCACCAGTATCGGTAACTTCGGAAACAGAAGAAGAAAGCAGAGACG AACCCCGAGTATTGCGAATAGAAACGAAACAAGTGCCTGCACCGAGTCAACCCGAAGTTGTATTGAGCGACG GAGAAAATACCGTAAATGGCGATCATTCGGATGCACATCACAGTACATTTTCTCAAAGTAGCAAAGAG GATGTGAGCGTTAGCGAGGAATCGccaaagaaggaaaagaagaagaagaaaggccTTAGGACACCGTCATTcctaaaaaagaagaaggaaaagaagaagccaGTCGAGGCGTAG
- the Hts gene encoding adducin 1-like protein hts isoform X3, whose amino-acid sequence MADISEQQTLSEPHTNGVMDGLTEEEKSKMRPADIDADMREMERRKRVEMMMNSRLFREELERIIETQMKDGAGPSGLLQQISDMMGAQGARFNGNVFKNSNCVLPINDIRGVESMGYAKGEKLLRCKLSAIFRLLDLYCWTQGVGGQITARLNQDQEHFLVNPYGLLYHEVTASSLVKVDMQGTIVEQGTTNFGVHVTGFQLHSTIHAARPDIKCIVHITTPSVTAISSLKCGLLPIGQESIVIGEVSTHQYIGGIFEPEEKEKIARNLGPVNKVMLLTNRGALCCGETVEEAFYNVYNMVMACETQLKLMPAGLDNLNLISEESKKAIFETSRKPPTPQQTAQISESTVLTEKLEKRWRIGGTEFEALMRMLDNAGFRTGYIYRNPLVKGDPPRPRNDVEVPPAVSSLGYLLEEEELYKQGLWKGGRKGTDRSRWLNSPNVYQKVEILETGTPDPKKITKWVSDGSPTHSSTPVKIDSALQFVPKNTNPKEFKQIQQQIKDYRRADKISAGPQSHILEGVTWEEAKKMQDATISGTGEQVVLVGAASKGIIQRGFQHNAMVYKTPYAKNPFDAITDQELDQYKKEVERKQKGDPYDESQSESEALSSFNVSHATHESSTAKSPIQSPVSVTSETEEESRDEPRVLRIETKQVPAPSQPEVVLSDGENTVNGDHSDAHHSTFSQSSKETLPRAKAYRK is encoded by the exons ATGGCGGACATCAGTGAACAGCAAACGTTGTCCGAGCCACATACGAATGGAGTAATGGACGGTTTgacagaagaagaaaaaagtaaaatgaGGCCTGCCGACATCGACGCA gaTATGAGGGAAATGGAGAGGAGAAAGAGAGTCGAAATGATGATGAATTCGCGACTCTTCCGAGAGGAATTAGAACGAATTATCGAGACGCAAATGAAAGACGGTGCCGGGCCATCCGGCTTATTGCAGCAAATCTCGGACATGATGGGTGCACAAGGTGCTCGGTTCAATGGAAACGTGTTTAAGA ATTCAAATTGTGTATTACCTATCAACGATATACGAGGCGTAGAAAGTATGGGTTACGCGAAGGGAGAAAAATTGTTGCGCTGCAAGTTGTCGGCAATATTCAGATTATTAGATCTTTATTGTTGGACTCAAGGCGTCGGCGGACAAATTACAGCCCGCTTGAATCAAGATCAAGAACACTTTTTAGTTAATCCATATGGGTTGCTCTACCATGAGGTTACTGCCTCGAGTTTGGTGAAAGTTGATATGCAAGGGACGATCGTGGAGCAGGGAACAACTAATTTCGGTGTTCACGTGACAGGATTCCAATTGCATTCGACGATCCATGCTGCAAGGCCTGATATAAAGTGCATTGTTCATATTACCACTCCGTCCGTTACTGCT ATCTCGTCGCTAAAATGTGGATTATTACCGATCGGACAAGAGAGCATAGTAATAGGGGAGGTGAGCACGCACCAATACATAGGTGGAATCTTTGAAcctgaggaaaaagaaaaaatagctaGAAATCTTGGTCCCGTGAACAAAGTGATGCTGTTAACGAATCGTGGTGCTCTTTGTTGCGGAGAGACTGTCGAGGAAGCTTTTTACAACGTTTACAACATGGTAATGGCTTGTGAAACACAACTAAAATTGATGCCCGCCGGCCTTGATAATTTGAACCTCATCTccgaagaatcgaaaaaagcTATATTCGAAACTTCGAGGAAACCACCTACGCCACAACAAACAGCTCAGATCTCCGAAAGTACAGTTCTCACTGAAAAACTGGAAAAGCGCTGGCGAATTGGTGGTACCGAATTCGAAGCGCTGATGCGTATGCTTGATAATGCT GGATTTCGTACGGGTTACATATATAGGAATCCTTTGGTGAAAGGAGATCCTCCACGACCTCGGAACGATGTCGAAGTACCACCGGCAGTCTCGTCTTTGGGATATTTACTTGAGGAAGAAGAACTATATAAACAAGG ACTCTGGAAAGGTGGCCGCAAAGGTACGGACAGGTCACGTTGGTTGAACTCGCCTAATGTGTATCAGAAGGTCGAAATACTTGAGACGGGAACTCCTGATccgaaaaaaattacaaag TGGGTGTCTGACGGCTCTCCGACCCACAGCAGTACACCGGTGAAGATCGACAGTGCTCTTCAATTCGTACCGAAAAATACCAATCCAAAGGAGTTTAAGCAAATACAGCAACAG ATCAAAGATTACCGTAGGGCAGACAAGATATCGGCTGGACCACAATCTCATATATTGGAAGGAGTTACATGGGAAGAAGCGAAAAAAATGCAG GATGCCACTATCAGCGGAACTGGAGAGCAAGTAGTTTTGGTAGGCGCAGCCAGCAAAGGTATTATTCAACGTGGCTTTCAACACAACGCGATGGTCTATAAAACTCCGTACGCCAAAAATCCATTCGATGCCATTACCGATCAAGAACTCGACCAATATAAGAAAGAAGTGGAACGTAAACAGAAAGGTGATCCAT ACGACGAGTCGCAATCTGAATCGGAGGCATTGTCGTCTTTTAACGTCAGTCACGCAACACACGAATCGAGTACTGCCAAAAGTCCAATTCAATCACCAGTATCGGTAACTTCGGAAACAGAAGAAGAAAGCAGAGACG AACCCCGAGTATTGCGAATAGAAACGAAACAAGTGCCTGCACCGAGTCAACCCGAAGTTGTATTGAGCGACG GAGAAAATACCGTAAATGGCGATCATTCGGATGCACATCACAGTACATTTTCTCAAAGTAGCAAAGAG ACACTGCCACGAGCAAAAGCTTAtcgcaaataa
- the LOC143146290 gene encoding tubulin alpha-3 chain, whose translation MRECISIHVGQAGVQIGNACWELYCLEHGIQPDGQMPTDKMIGDDSFSTFFSETSSGKHVPRAVFVDLEPTVVDEVRTGTYRQLFHPEQLITGKEDAANNYARGHYTIGKEIVDLVIDRVRKLADQCTGLQGFLIFHSFGGGTGSGFASLLMERLSVDYGKKSKLEFAIYPAPRVSTAVVEPYNSILTTHTTLEHSDCAFMVDNEAIYDICRRNLDIERPSYTNLNRLIGQIVSSITASLRFDGALNVDLTEFQTNLVPYPRIHFPLVTYAPVISAEKAYHEQLSVAEITNACFEPANQMVKCDPRHGKYMACCMLYRGDVVPKDVNAAIATIKTKRSIQFVDWCPTGFKVGINYQPPTAVPGGDLAKVQRAVCMLSNTTAIAEAWARLDHKFDLMYAKRAFVHWYVGEGMEEGEFSEAREDLAALEKDYEEVGLDSVDAEAEFIEY comes from the exons ATG CGAGAGTGCATATCCATACACGTCGGTCAAGCTGGCGTTCAAATTGGAAACGCCTGCTGGGAACTTTATTGTTTGGAGCATGGAATACAACCGGATGGACAAATGCCGACGGATAAGATGATCGGAGACGATAGCTTTAGCACTTTCTTCAGTGAAACTAGTTCCGGAAAGCATGTTCCTAGAGCGGTATTCGTCGATTTAGAACCTACAGTGGTTG ATGAGGTTCGAACTGGAACGTATCGACAACTCTTTCATCCGGAACAATTGATTACTGGTAAAGAAGACGCGGCAAACAATTATGCACGTGGTCATTATACAATCGGCAAGGAAATTGTAGACTTAGTAATCGATCGAGTACGAAAACTAGCAGATCAGTGTACTGGATTGCAGGGATTTCTAATTTTTCACTCGTTTGGAGGTGGTACTGGGTCGGGATTCGCTTCTTTGCTAATGGAACGTCTTTCTGTTGATTATGGAAAAAAGTCTAAATTAGAATTTGCAATTTATCCAGCACCACGAGTTTCCACAGCGGTTGTCGAACCTTACAATTCTATTCTCACCACTCATACGACTCTTGAACATTCAGACTGCGCTTTCATGGTCGATAACGAAGCAATTTACGACATTTGTCGGCGGAATTTGGATATTGAGAGACCCTCTTACACTAATCTTAATAGACTAATTGGACAAATCGTTTCCTCGATAACAGCTTCGTTACGGTTCGATGGTGCCTTAAACGTCGATTTAACCGAGTTCCAGACAAATTTGGTTCCTTACCCGAGAATCCATTTCCCTCTGGTTACCTATGCCCCAGTAATATCGGCCGAAAAAGCGTATCACGAGCAACTTTCAGTTGCCGAAATCACTAATGCGTGTTTTGAACCGGCGAATCAAATGGTCAAGTGTGATCCACGACATGGTAAATATATGGCTTGTTGTATGCTCTACAGAGGAGATGTCGTTCCGAAGGATGTGAACGCCGCGATTGCTACCATtaagacgaaacgatcgatacaaTTTGTCGACTGGTGCCCGACTGGGTTCAAGGTCGGTATAAATTATCAACCACCCACAGCTGTGCCCGGCGGTGATCTAGCCAAAGTGCAACGAGCTGTCTGCATGTTGTCAAATACAACAGCTATCGCAGAGGCTTGGGCTCGTCTCGATCATAAGTTCGATCTCATGTATGCTAAGAGAGCTTTTGTTCACTGGTACGTTGGCGAAGGTATGGAAGAAGGTGAGTTTTCTGAAGCTCGTGAGGATCTTGCTGCGTTGGAAAAGGATTATGAAGAAGTCGGATTAGATTCTGTCGATGCCGAAGCAGAATTTATCGAATACTAA
- the Ytr gene encoding U4/U6.U5 small nuclear ribonucleoprotein 27 kDa protein yantar, whose amino-acid sequence MGRSRTPSPARRRDRSRDRDRERERDRDRRRRRSRERRRRSVERDRVKSRDRERERDRERERHRRSYSRSRSRERDRPKPKAKPSTTERPVITEADLQGKTPEEQEMMRIMGFCGFDTTKGKKVDGNDVGAVHVILKRKYRQYMNRKGGFNRPLDFVA is encoded by the exons ATGGGTCGTAGTCGTACACCTTCACCAGCAAGGAGAAGAGATCGATCCCGAGATCGTGAtcgggaacgagaacgagacAGAGATAGGAGAAGAAGACGTTCtcgcgaaagaagaagaag ATCTGTCGAACGTGATCGAGTAAAGtcaagagatagagagagagaacgtgaTCGTGAACGAGAAAGACATAGGCGTTCATATAGTAGATCAAGATCAAGAGAAAGAGATAGACCTAAGCCTAAAGCAAAACCTTCCACAACAGAACGTCCTGTAATCACAG AGGCTGATCTTCAAGGGAAAACACCCGAAGAACAGGAAATGATGAGAATAATGGGTTTTTGTGGTTTTGacactactaagggcaaaaaagTTGATGGAAACGATGTTGGTGCTGTGCATGTTATTCTGAAGAGAAAGTACAGACAGTACATGAACAGAAAGGGAGGATTCAACAGACCATTGGACTTTGTAGCATAA
- the LOC143146106 gene encoding uncharacterized protein LOC143146106 has product MKFHESDAQQYCAHVSRAQHELGEEKEQETYDRTETRREGTERQKVERRGGGSGSSGGRSSACGGGSTGEPGGGEGLPAAGRASTATGAGKLSTERNDRSVIRTASRTVSRTDTDIPTFDDIRRFIASRYPEKEREGGGGGGGGGGGGGGGGGGNDDGGGGGG; this is encoded by the exons ATGAAGTTTCATGAATCTGATGCGCAACAGTATTGTGCGCACGTTTCGCGTGCCCAACATGAATTGGGTGAAGAAAAAGAACAGGAGACATACGATAGGACAGAGACGAGAAGGGAAGGAACG GAACGACAAAAGGTAGAAAGAAGAGGAGGTGGAAGTGGAAGTAGTGGTGGTAGAAGTAGTGCTTGTGGTGGTGGTAGTACGGGAGAACCAGGAGGTGGAGAAGGCTTGCCAGCCGCCGGAAGAGCATCGACGGCGACGGGGGCGGGGAAGCTGTCCACCGAACGGAACGACCGCTCGGTGATACGAACGGCGAGTCGAACGGTTTCCCGAACGGATACGGACATACCAACCTTCGACGATATTCGCCGATTTATTGCTAG TCGGTATCCAGAAAAGGAGAGggaaggaggtggaggaggaggcggtggtggtggcggtggtggaggtggcggcggcggcaacgacgacggcggcggtggcggtggttga